The window GTACGATGAATTGAAGGTCTCGTAAAAAGTCAGAAACGGTAAAATCAGACTTTTTACGAGTGTTGTTACTTATTTTATTAAGTTGTCTTTACCGGCTTGAATATTTTTCCGGAAAAAAGGCAGACCGGACATTGATCCGGCACCTGGTCTTCGTAATGGACATAACCGCACATGCTGCACCGCCAAACGGCTTGTCCGCTTTCCAGGCCCGATTGATCCCGCATCACAGGAAGTTCATCCAACGGGGGCATTACCGGTGTATAATTAGCCAGCACATGACCTGCAAGAATCATCCTTTGTACTTCACTGGTGCCTTCATATATCCGGTAGAGCCGGATATCCCGAAGCAGCTTTTCAATGGGAAACATCCGGGTATACCCATACCCGCCGAAAATCTGCAGAGCCTCGTCTGCCACCTGCCAGGCCGCCTCTGTGGCGTACATCTTGGCGATAGAGGCGGACAGGGTGGGGTCTTTTTGTTCATCGGCTTCCCAAGCGGCCTTGAGGACAAGAAGGCGTGATATTTCAACCTTTTGGAACATTTCTGCAATCTTGAACTGCAGGGCCTGGAATCCTGAAAGTGCTGATCCGAAAGCCCTTCTTTTTTTTGCGTAGGAGATCGCATACTCCATGGCCGACCGTGCAGCCCCCACGGCAAACGCCCCGATAATGGGCCGGGTCCTGGAAAATGTCTGCATGGCCAGAACAAATCCTTTACCCGGTTCCGCCAGAACATTTTCCTTTGGCACCCGGACATCTTTGAATGCAATGGCTGCGGTATTTGAACTTCTCTGGCCCATTTTAGGGATGGGCCGGCCGGTGGTTACCCCGTCCCATTGCTTTTCCACCACAAAGGCGCAGATGCCCTTATGGCTGGATTCAGGGTCCACGGTCGCAAACACAGTTATAAAATCGGCTACTCCGGCATTGGTAATCCAGAATTTTGTCCCGTTCAGGATATAATCATCCCCGTCTTTTTTGGCCTGGCAGCGTATGGAGGAGACATCGGATCCCATGGTGGCTTCGGACGTGGCAAAACAGATCAATTTAAAATCATTTGCGATCTGCGTAAGATATTTTTGCTTTGCCGTTGTATTGTCCGACAGCAGGATCGGCTCCAGTCCCAAGCTGTTATCAAACAGCGATGTGGCGATCCCGGGGCAGGCAGCGGCAACCTCTTCTGTAATAATAGCCCCTTCAACCAGCCCATACCCCTTGCCGCCGTATTCTTTTGGAATATCTGAATTCATCAGCCCGTCATGAAACGCTTTTTTAAGGACATGTACGGGCAAAGTGTCATTTTCATCAGCAGACCAGGCTTCGGGCAGGACATGTTTAAGGGAAAATTCGCGGGCTTTGGCCTGCAGTTTTTTCCGGGCATCTGAAAGTTCAAAATTGAGCATGGTTTTTCCCTTTTTTTATATGAAAGATTGGGTAAGCCACCAAAATCTTTCAAACTTCGTTGTGGGCTGAGCCCGGCAGTTGATATGTCAGATCAGCCCATGGCTGTTTTATGAAACAGTGTCCGTCCGAAAATATGAATTCTCTTCCGGCAAAAAAACGGGGAAAAGGCTATTTTCGGACGGACACAAAATAATTTTCAGGCACAAGTTTTTTTAAAATCCAACATTATCTTTGAGCTGGCTGATCTCGATGCCAAGGCTTACGCATTGCCGGCCTTGCAGGCATAGTTCCGCATCGCCGGGTTCAAGAAAAGTCTCTAAAGATTTATTGTCCTTTTTTAAAAACACTTTCCAGCGGTCATTATCATCATCAAATGAAACCTTGACATCTATACCGCAGGTTCCGATATCCGGGTAAATCTGTTCAATTTTTCGGCAAAGTTCGTCTTTATTCATTGTAGTTACCTCGCTTAAAAAAGATATGCGTTTAATTCCGACACAAGCACTATTATTAAATTAATCCATCACATGGGCAATAAAAATAGGCAGTTGTTTGTATTATGCATACCAGTAGTACGCCTATTTAAGAAGCAATCCATCGTGCAAAGGCTCAAAAGATACAGCGTTTTTATGGTGGATATGGGGGAATATGCACATATACAAACCGCTAATGCTTGTAGTCTAATCAGTTTGTGTAGAAAGCTGCGGTCCGCCCTGGTCTTAGCTCAAAAGGTGGTCTGGGATACATCATAAAAGGCTCGTTGGTCTGAAACAATCTGTGGAAAACAACAACGGCATCAAGCCGTATCTCCGGAGTGCGCCTTTAAATCCGGGACATTAAACCCACGATGTTCTTCATTTAGAAAACAGGAAATATGCGCCAGGTAAAGAAACAAAATTCAGGCAGTTTCTATCAAAATTATTCCAATTTATCCTTGTGCGGACAATCTGCAAACGATATAAATCCCATAGTCGAAAAATTCATGTCCAGCACTGACCAGCGGCATTGTTCAACAACGTTTTATCAATAATCCCGCTTGCTGGTACAACCGGTTTAGCCATAACGAAGAATTTTCGGAAACCGTACTGTCTTGGCCTTTGTATGGGCGGGACTATTGATAAAACGCTTCTGGTTAAGTACACCTAATAGGACGGTACTGTGATTAGGAAAACATTGGATAGAGTTCGTCGGGCTACTTTCTGCGTTGAACTGCCAAATAAGGCGCAGCATGGAATGCCATCTCCCACCGGCACAGGTTTTTTCGTTTCTCCAGATGGGTGGTTTGTTACAGCAGCACACGTAGTCTCAGAAAATGGGGCTGCTGACGGACCGCAAAGGGGCGACATAGATAAAGCCTGGTTCATGAAAGAAGGCCAAGGAATGGGGCCGGTAACAATGTGCCAATCTATTACCCTTGAACATGTATTGCCGGAATTTGACTTGGCTCTTTTGAAAGTTGATTTTGGCAAAAATGCCAATAAAGAATGGCTAAAGGGGCAGACCGAATTTCCTTATATACAAGTATCTACAAGACAGCTGGAAATGGGCGAGCCAGTTTATTCATTTGGCTATCCTTTGTCTTCATCAAAGGTTGAAAAGCAACAGTCCGCTATTGTTGGTAGTTTAGAGTTAAGTCCACGGTTAACTTCAGCTATTGTGTCATCCGAGCTTGATAAAACTAAGATGGTTATTACGGGAAATGATCCACAACACTATGTACTGGATAAAGCTCTTAATTATGGAAATAGTGGTGGCCCAATCGTATCGTCAGAAACTGGCCACGTTCATGCCTTATGTTCTCGTTTCCAGCCCGTATTTGTTCCGCAGACTCATTTGGCTGATCCGCAAGGCCGCTATCCTCATATAATGATTCCAAGTTTGTACGGTGTTGTATCAAGCCTTAGGAATAATCCAGTAATCCAGCTCTTTACACAGTTAAATATTCCCTTGGTGCCGGAGTGAGGGTGTACTTAATCGGGATAGGACTCCCCATCACTGAGGAGCCCTCCCAAGTGAGTAGCCCAAAGGAACTTCCCCTTCAGGCTCTCTCAAAACCGGACGTGAATCTCTCGACTCATCCGGCTCCTGTCGTTCAGCCGTTTTTTTTATACAGGACACGCCAATGAACAAAAAGATTCGGCTGTCGTTCAGCAATCTGTGTCAACCATCTTGTGGCCTTTTGTTGACGTCCTCTGAGTTTCTTATATTTACAGGTTGCCCAACGCACTAACCGCCAATTTATATGATGGAGAATCCCAGACATCTCAGAAGGATTGTACCGCCCATAATAATTAATCCAGCCTTGGACTATTGGATTACATTCTATAGCCAGATCCTCAAGCGTTTCCCCTGGCCGTAATTGCCAGTTCCAACTGCGTACTTTCTGTCTGATTGCCTTTGCAGTCTTGTTGCTTATCGCTGGTGTGAAGTTTTCAAAAAATTTTCCTCTGCGATTTCTTGATAATCTGGGCCGAAATGTATACCCCAGAAAATCAAACTTCATAACAGGATAATCTCCTTTTCGATCTTCATCCTTGCAATAAACTATTTTTGTCTTTTCAGGGTGTAGCTCCAGCCCGCATTCACCAAATCTTGACTCCAAGTCAGCTTTTAACTGTTTGGCTAATGGTTCAGTTCTGCAGTGCCAAACAGGTACTATGGCTGAGGCAGAATTTCATGTCATTCGAGCCTGATTAGAAGGTGGTATACGGAATAAAGCTGCCAAAGGGGAGTTGCGCCGGGGGCTGCCGGTCGGCTTTATCTGGGGTGATCAGGATGGAGAAGTTTTAATTCATCCCGACCAGGCCGTTACCGGAGCCATTCATACTGTTTTTGAAAAATTTACGCATATGGGGTCTGTCCGGCAAGTATGGCTATGGTTTCGATCAAACAAATTACTATTTCCGTTGCAAACCATCCTTCTTCCGGAAATTAAATGGGTGACGGCCAGCTACCATGCAATCCATTACACCCTTCGCCTCCATCAGGCTGGATCTAAGACTTGCCAAATGCATTGAAATTGTTTACATTTACTCACTTTTAAGATTACGCCCGGTAACACGATACCTCTAAATCTGACCGCGTTGATAACCCGATTTGCTGAGCGTCTATTCGAACCGGATCCAAATGCGCTATTGAATGATTAACCAGCCGACCATGAAAGGATAAAGCAATGCCAAGAAATATGATGAAGGCGATTCGGATACACGAATTCGGTGGCCCTGAGGTGTTACGCTACGAGGATGCTCCGTTGCCTGAGTTGAAAGCGGGTGAAGTCCTCGTTCGCGTTCACGCAATCGGCCTCAATCCCCCCGATTGGTACCTACGCGAAGGATATAAGATGCTTCCTCCCGAGTGGCAGCCACAGGTGTCCTTTCCCGTCATCCTGGGAACTGACATTTCTGGAGTTGTCGAGGCGGTCGCCGAAGATGTTAAAGACTTCTCCATCGGAGACGAAGTGTATTCTATGGTTCGCTTTCCAAGCGGCCTTGCAGGGGACAGCAAGGCCTATGCTGAATACGTCAGCGTGCCGTCATCGGAAGTTGCACTAAAGCCGACAGGCATTGATCACGTGCATGCCGCCGGAGCGCCAATGTCGTTGCTCACCGCATGGCAGTTCATGATTGACCTGGGGCACAAAGAGCCGAACCCGCTACAGCCGAATCGACATGAACCGATACCGCTCGAGGGCAAGACAGTTCTCATAAACGGAGCCGCAGGCGGCGTGGGGCACTTCGCGATGCAAATAGCAAAAATGAAAGGAGCGCACACTGAAGCATGGAGGTGCCTTGTTCCCGATATTTCCCTTGGGCTTTTCCGGTGCCGAGGAGGCCAAGAAGCTGGGTGTTACGGTTTCGGCAACTCAGGTCCGTTCAAATGGCGCTCAGTTGGAGGAAGTTGGAAAATTTCTCGATGCTGACACCATTCGTGTTGTGATTGACAGCACATTTCCGCTTGCCGATGGTCGTAAAGCGCATGAACGTGCCGCTCGTGGGCACATGCAAGGCAAGATCGTACTCACTGTCGGGTGACGATGAAACCGGCCTAACCGGGCTGACTGCGTCCAGTACCAGACAAAGTATAGAGTAAAAACTCAATGATAAAATAAATGAGATAAAATGAGTGAGATAAAATGAGTGAGATAAAATGAGTGAGATAAAATGAGTGAGATAAAATGAGTGAGATAAAATGAGTGAGATAAAAACAGCCGAAGGAGTTGGAAGAGAAATAATCAGTCATCTAAGTGAAAATAATGAACATCATCGCTGTAAGCCTCTTTTTTCGCTTGTTCGTTGAAAGATGGCCCACTATCGCATGGCTTGCTAACCGATGAAAGATGGGGTTTATAGAGCGCTTACGTTGCAACGCGTATAAAAGTTTAAAAACCGGAACATGAAGGCTTGCCTGGGCTCTTTTTTTGCGATATTTATGATCGTAATGCAAAACAGCCGTTTGAGTATAAAAATGTGATCATGATGACAGCCGGACAGGTCTGTTAACTTCAGATGGTTGTTACAGGAGGAGAACGGTTCAAAAAACAATCATAGTGGAGGTTGCTGATGAAGAGGCTGTCTTTTTATACTGCTGTCGGATTTTTTTTCCTGATTTGTTCCCCAGGCAGTCATTCCGCTTTTGGTCAGGATTTTGTCAGAGGCAAGCTTGGAATTTTTGTTAAAACCGATCAAAAAGAGTACCAGGCTAAAAAAAACAATGAGATTGCACCCGGGACCTTTTTAAGGCTATTTCTTTTTCCGGAGAAGAACTGCTTTATATACTCATTCCACAGTGATGGAAATAGTGTGGAAGCCCTTCATCCACCAAGGCAGATCATTACCCGGGACAGCCTTATTTTACCGGCATCCAACACCTTTTATGAAATCGGGGCTGAAGATAAAACTGCATCCTTTTATCTGATAATCAGCTCTGAACCAATTTCAGAACTGAACCGCATATCCACAAAGTTACCAGTTGAACAGTGGGGAAAGATCCAAAGGGATCTGATGAAAAAAAGCCGGATTCTTGACAATCCTGATAATAATCTTCCCTTTTCCCTGGCCGGCAACGTAAGAGGGGAAGAAGATTCTTTCAATGCCTCATTCATTGATAAGTTACCAGTTTCCTCGGGAAGGAAACTGATTCTTCGAACCTATGATTTTCAAATTAAGAAATAAAAACCAGATTAAGGCTGTTCTCCTTTTAGAAGGAATTGCTGTTTTAACGATGTTGGCCTATATTTGGTTAAATCCGACATCTCCATTTAACGAGTATGACAGCAAGGTGCTGGACTATATTTTCAGATTCACGGTCCGCCAGGACAAAGGCCCAAAATCCTCTTTTGCCCCGGGTGTTGTTTATCTTACCATTACCGACCGGTACTACCAGAACTCCCCGGGCAGTATTCTAAATCGCTCAGATCTTGCTGCACTGAACAATGAACTGGCTGGCCTGGCACCGGAAGCCGTGGCCTATGACCTTATCTTTGCCCAGCCCTATGCCCCGGATTCCGATGCGGCATTTGAAGCCTCTTTAAAAAATCTGGGGTGTGTATATCTTCCGGTGGGATCTTCCGTTGAAGCGTCTGATAGTGATTTAGAGCCCATTGCCCTGGGCAAATCGTCCGCCTTTAAACCGTTTATTCCAGAAAACAGTATCGGCACCCCCCATCAGGAAGGAAGCGGCCGTCCCTTTCACGCGGTCAAAACCGTGTTTCAGTACCCACCGTTTGCCAAAGCAGCCCACGGATCAGGGGATATCAGTGCTCCGGCAGATCCGGATGCCATTCACCGGCATCTTTTCATGGTTATTAAACACGGCACACGATTTCAGCCCTCTTTA is drawn from uncultured Desulfobacter sp. and contains these coding sequences:
- a CDS encoding acyl-CoA dehydrogenase family protein, coding for MLNFELSDARKKLQAKAREFSLKHVLPEAWSADENDTLPVHVLKKAFHDGLMNSDIPKEYGGKGYGLVEGAIITEEVAAACPGIATSLFDNSLGLEPILLSDNTTAKQKYLTQIANDFKLICFATSEATMGSDVSSIRCQAKKDGDDYILNGTKFWITNAGVADFITVFATVDPESSHKGICAFVVEKQWDGVTTGRPIPKMGQRSSNTAAIAFKDVRVPKENVLAEPGKGFVLAMQTFSRTRPIIGAFAVGAARSAMEYAISYAKKRRAFGSALSGFQALQFKIAEMFQKVEISRLLVLKAAWEADEQKDPTLSASIAKMYATEAAWQVADEALQIFGGYGYTRMFPIEKLLRDIRLYRIYEGTSEVQRMILAGHVLANYTPVMPPLDELPVMRDQSGLESGQAVWRCSMCGYVHYEDQVPDQCPVCLFSGKIFKPVKTT
- a CDS encoding serine protease, producing the protein MDRVRRATFCVELPNKAQHGMPSPTGTGFFVSPDGWFVTAAHVVSENGAADGPQRGDIDKAWFMKEGQGMGPVTMCQSITLEHVLPEFDLALLKVDFGKNANKEWLKGQTEFPYIQVSTRQLEMGEPVYSFGYPLSSSKVEKQQSAIVGSLELSPRLTSAIVSSELDKTKMVITGNDPQHYVLDKALNYGNSGGPIVSSETGHVHALCSRFQPVFVPQTHLADPQGRYPHIMIPSLYGVVSSLRNNPVIQLFTQLNIPLVPE
- a CDS encoding group II intron maturase-specific domain-containing protein — its product is MKFDFLGYTFRPRLSRNRRGKFFENFTPAISNKTAKAIRQKVRSWNWQLRPGETLEDLAIECNPIVQGWINYYGRYNPSEMSGILHHINWRLVRWATCKYKKLRGRQQKATRWLTQIAERQPNLFVHWRVLYKKNG
- a CDS encoding NADP-dependent oxidoreductase; translation: MPRNMMKAIRIHEFGGPEVLRYEDAPLPELKAGEVLVRVHAIGLNPPDWYLREGYKMLPPEWQPQVSFPVILGTDISGVVEAVAEDVKDFSIGDEVYSMVRFPSGLAGDSKAYAEYVSVPSSEVALKPTGIDHVHAAGAPMSLLTAWQFMIDLGHKEPNPLQPNRHEPIPLEGKTVLINGAAGGVGHFAMQIAKMKGAHTEAWRCLVPDISLGLFRCRGGQEAGCYGFGNSGPFKWRSVGGSWKISRC